From the Balearica regulorum gibbericeps isolate bBalReg1 chromosome 4, bBalReg1.pri, whole genome shotgun sequence genome, one window contains:
- the LOC142601498 gene encoding storkhead-box protein 1-like, whose protein sequence is MPRRAERCLQIAPHSLAIVLGAAAGGRPEGGGGAGPAAELGRHRIGYEIFADFKRENMQHFWDRRATAAVAETFFLGWIDEQVLLVQGKEEHLEVLRQGWARRSLKPPSGFHIKCLASREEAKSNTLTYSINCATQVKDL, encoded by the exons ATGCCGCGCAGGGCGGAGCGGTGCCTGCAGATCGCCCCGCACTCCCTGGCCATCGTCCTGGGCGCCGCGGCCGGGGGGCGGCCGGAGGGCGGCGGCGgtgcggggccggcggcggagCTGGGCCGCCACCGCATCGGCTACGAGATCTTCGCGGACTTCAAGCGGGAGAACATGCAGCACTTCTGGGACCGGCGGGCCACGGCGGCGGTGGCCGAGACCTTCTTCCTGGGCTGGATCGACGAGcaggtgctgctggtgcagggCAAGGAGGAGCACCTGGAGGTGCTGCGGCAGGGCTGGGCGCGCCGCTCCCTCAAGCCCCCCAGCGGCTTCCACATCAAGTGCCTGG CTTCTCGTGAAGAAGCAAAGTCAAATACACTGACGTACAGTATTAATTGTGCAACTCAAGTGAAGGATTTATAA